Proteins from one Loktanella sp. M215 genomic window:
- a CDS encoding carboxylate-amine ligase, with protein sequence MTTAPAFTIGIEEEYLLVDPVTCALRTAPPALLTDLKDALGDQVSTEFLGCQVEVGTGVCATVADARTDLTHLRRTVARIARAHGLAPIAASCHPWGDWSEQDRTEKPRYDKLDTDLGAVARRMLIGGMHVHVGIEDADTRIAVMNRLTPWLPVLLALSASSPFWQGEDTGLASWRVSVFDSMPRTGLPPHMADWAAYAAMTDTLVDLGLIEDASKIWWDLRPSAAFPTLEARICDVSPRIDAALMLAALVQGLARMIWRGLSQDQAIPAPLILAENRWRAQRYGTTEGLIAGNPARIVPMADIVDDMLSRIAPDLAALGSADDAQRARAVVTGGTSAARQRQLFATARARGASERDAFRAVVTSLIEAFAP encoded by the coding sequence ATGACAACCGCCCCCGCCTTTACCATCGGGATCGAAGAGGAATACCTGCTGGTCGACCCGGTGACCTGTGCACTGCGGACCGCGCCGCCTGCGTTGTTGACCGACCTGAAAGACGCCCTTGGCGATCAGGTCAGCACCGAGTTTCTGGGCTGTCAGGTCGAGGTCGGCACCGGTGTCTGTGCGACGGTCGCGGATGCGCGGACCGACCTGACCCACCTGCGCCGCACAGTGGCCCGCATTGCCCGGGCGCACGGTCTGGCACCGATCGCGGCGTCCTGCCATCCGTGGGGCGACTGGTCCGAACAGGACCGCACCGAAAAGCCGCGCTATGACAAGCTGGACACCGATCTGGGCGCCGTAGCGCGGCGCATGCTGATCGGTGGCATGCATGTCCACGTCGGCATCGAAGACGCCGACACCCGCATTGCGGTGATGAACCGCCTGACGCCCTGGCTTCCGGTGCTGCTGGCGCTCTCTGCCTCCAGTCCATTCTGGCAGGGCGAAGACACCGGGCTGGCCTCGTGGCGGGTCAGCGTGTTCGACAGCATGCCGCGCACCGGCCTGCCGCCGCACATGGCAGACTGGGCGGCCTATGCCGCCATGACAGACACCCTCGTCGATCTGGGCCTCATCGAGGATGCCTCGAAGATCTGGTGGGACCTGCGCCCCTCTGCCGCCTTCCCGACGCTGGAGGCGCGGATCTGCGACGTCTCGCCCCGGATCGACGCGGCGCTGATGCTCGCGGCCCTCGTGCAGGGGTTGGCGCGCATGATCTGGCGCGGGCTGTCGCAGGACCAGGCCATCCCCGCCCCGCTGATTCTTGCGGAAAACCGCTGGCGGGCGCAGCGTTACGGCACAACGGAAGGACTGATCGCGGGCAACCCGGCGCGGATCGTCCCGATGGCGGACATCGTCGATGACATGCTGAGCCGGATCGCCCCCGACCTTGCGGCCCTCGGCAGTGCCGATGACGCGCAACGGGCGCGCGCCGTCGTCACGGGCGGAACCAGCGCCGCCCGCCAGCGGCAGCTTTTCGCTACGGCACGCGCCCGTGGGGCCAGTGAACGCGACGCATTCCGCGCTGTCGTGACGTCCCTGATCGAGGCTTTCGCCCCCTGA
- a CDS encoding Hint domain-containing protein yields the protein MTYQTPTYVAGLATDCDTNPVSSDRIACPDGQPRRVMPLMRSYEVAHLTPSGETAVFSRLAPAIPLFEECFGALGRGAMVQTDTGQRAVEDLWPGDRVLTVSHGMQTLLWRGMMQIVPRSTQTRTEIGTMVRIMSEAFGWARPASDLVLGPTARIAHTAPGTRRLTGDDTAFVPARDFVDHTSVIALQPVAPVHAYQLGFADHAKVCVNGIEVETLHPGLPHLIRLPAEVVAQLLALFPHMTSLAAFGPLLHPRVTLRDLDLFSAA from the coding sequence ATGACCTATCAGACCCCTACTTACGTCGCGGGCCTCGCGACGGATTGTGATACGAACCCGGTGTCCTCAGACCGGATCGCTTGTCCAGATGGGCAACCCCGGCGTGTGATGCCTCTCATGCGCAGTTACGAGGTTGCCCACCTGACACCCTCCGGTGAAACCGCCGTCTTTTCCCGCCTCGCCCCTGCAATTCCGCTGTTCGAGGAATGTTTCGGTGCGTTGGGCCGTGGTGCGATGGTGCAGACCGACACCGGCCAGCGGGCGGTCGAAGATCTGTGGCCCGGTGACCGGGTTTTGACGGTCAGCCACGGCATGCAGACCCTGCTGTGGCGCGGCATGATGCAGATCGTTCCCCGCAGCACGCAGACCCGCACCGAAATTGGCACGATGGTCCGCATCATGTCCGAAGCCTTTGGCTGGGCGCGGCCCGCCAGCGATCTTGTGCTGGGACCGACGGCCCGCATCGCCCACACCGCGCCCGGCACGCGGCGTCTGACCGGCGACGACACCGCCTTTGTCCCCGCGCGGGATTTCGTGGACCACACCAGCGTGATCGCTCTGCAACCCGTGGCCCCGGTCCATGCCTATCAACTGGGCTTTGCCGATCATGCGAAGGTCTGCGTGAACGGGATCGAGGTCGAGACGCTGCACCCCGGCCTGCCGCATCTAATCCGCCTGCCGGCCGAGGTGGTGGCGCAACTGCTGGCCCTGTTTCCGCACATGACCTCGCTGGCGGCGTTTGGTCCGTTGCTGCACCCCCGCGTGACGCTGCGCGACCTGGACCTGTTCAGCGCCGCCTGA
- the urtA gene encoding urea ABC transporter substrate-binding protein yields the protein MAITSMASAQDCADPIKVGILHSLSGSMAISETTLKDVMLMLVEEQNAKGGLLGCQIEPVVVDPASDWPLFAEKARELLTVDNVDVIFGNWTSVSRKSVLPVLEELNGLLFYPVQYEGEESSKNVFYTGAAPNQQAIPAVDYFLEELGVEKFALLGTDYVYPRTTNNILKAYLMDHGIAEEDIFVNYTPFGQSDWATIVGDVVKLGEDGKQVGVISTINGDANIGFYKELAAANVSADDIPVVAFSVGEEELSGLDTSNLVGHLAAWNYFMSADTPENADFIEKWHAYIGDDKRVTNDPMEAHYIGFNMWVQAVEAAGTTDVDAVSDAMIGQTFPNLTGTTAEMLPNHHLTKPVLIGEIRADGQFDIISQTEPVPGDAWTDFLPESAVLTSDWKDLKCGMYNTETKTCVQLTSNY from the coding sequence ATGGCGATCACATCCATGGCCAGCGCTCAGGATTGCGCCGATCCGATCAAGGTCGGCATCCTGCACTCGCTGTCCGGTTCCATGGCCATCTCCGAGACGACGTTGAAGGACGTCATGCTGATGCTGGTCGAGGAACAGAACGCAAAGGGCGGCCTGCTGGGCTGCCAGATCGAACCGGTCGTCGTCGATCCTGCGTCCGACTGGCCGCTGTTCGCTGAAAAGGCGCGCGAACTGCTGACCGTCGACAATGTCGACGTGATCTTCGGCAACTGGACCAGCGTCAGCCGCAAATCCGTCCTGCCCGTGCTGGAAGAGCTGAACGGCCTGCTGTTCTATCCCGTCCAGTACGAAGGCGAGGAATCCTCCAAGAACGTATTCTACACCGGTGCCGCCCCGAACCAGCAGGCGATCCCGGCCGTCGATTATTTCCTTGAGGAGCTTGGCGTCGAGAAGTTCGCCCTGCTCGGCACCGACTACGTCTATCCGCGCACGACGAACAACATCCTCAAGGCCTACCTGATGGACCACGGGATTGCCGAAGAGGATATTTTCGTCAACTACACGCCCTTCGGCCAATCCGACTGGGCGACGATCGTCGGTGACGTGGTCAAGCTGGGTGAGGACGGCAAACAGGTCGGCGTGATTTCGACAATCAACGGCGATGCGAACATCGGCTTCTACAAGGAACTTGCCGCCGCCAACGTCAGCGCCGACGACATCCCTGTCGTGGCCTTCTCGGTCGGTGAGGAGGAACTTTCCGGTCTCGACACCTCGAACCTCGTCGGCCACTTGGCGGCCTGGAACTACTTCATGTCCGCAGATACGCCGGAAAACGCCGACTTCATCGAAAAATGGCACGCCTACATCGGCGACGACAAGCGCGTGACCAACGACCCGATGGAGGCACACTACATCGGTTTCAACATGTGGGTGCAGGCGGTCGAAGCAGCAGGCACGACGGACGTCGATGCGGTGTCCGACGCGATGATCGGCCAGACCTTTCCGAACCTGACCGGCACCACGGCCGAGATGCTGCCGAACCACCACCTGACCAAGCCCGTTCTGATCGGCGAGATCCGCGCCGACGGCCAGTTCGACATCATCAGCCAGACAGAGCCGGTCCCCGGCGACGCCTGGACCGACTTCCTGCCCGAAAGCGCTGTCCTGACCAGCGACTGGAAGGATCTGAAGTGCGGGATGTACAACACCGAAACCAAGACCTGCGTGCAGTTGACCTCCAACTACTGA
- the urtB gene encoding urea ABC transporter permease subunit UrtB has translation MLRILAAVCLAFGLVTGAQAQSLQPVLQAHADEIANPSRSSVGQALDALIASGLPQVTPFLEAWTDKGVWQRDADGLFYYGQSKGADLTLTDIDTGAATEVPKAGYTELRPNGGVRRVIGTALVQFQLSDPDIARRLSAIDSLARRPDADQLAPLLASIDAEPDAALKARKIQLANFLSASFAPAPEDRIAAIDSLSGDTSIEARAVLNQILATRSEVGEAGPTGNVARILTVGDGLTAEEAYARLVAADLAPPAIPSTAIRDALAANIVDGRVGDVPLAQLGTTAARDRAYATLAAAGTVPPRLTDQGRADAIAAHIFAEVYTEDDPAITDAARDALTSVETRVAAERFADLALDALSLASIYFLAAIGLAITFGVMGVINMAHGEFIMMGAYTGYIVQQFVPDYTLSIIVALPLAFAITFGAGVAMERLVIRHLYHRPLETLLATFGISIALQQLAKNIFGTQARPLTSPGWLDGALVISDVIQISYIRIAIFVLALLFLSLILFILKRTRLGLEVRAVTQNPGMAASMGIDPDRINMMTFGLGSGIAGIAGVAIGLYAKVTSEMGADYIVQSFMTVVVGGVGNVWGTLAGATLIGFLQKGIEFLNPSNTLAAQTYMVLFIILFIQFRPKGIVAQKGRAAAD, from the coding sequence ATGTTGCGCATCCTGGCCGCAGTCTGTCTCGCGTTCGGCCTCGTCACCGGCGCACAGGCCCAATCCCTGCAGCCCGTCCTTCAGGCCCATGCCGATGAGATCGCCAACCCGTCGCGCAGCAGCGTAGGGCAGGCCCTCGACGCGCTGATCGCATCGGGGTTGCCACAGGTGACACCCTTCCTCGAGGCCTGGACCGACAAGGGCGTCTGGCAACGCGACGCCGACGGCCTGTTCTATTACGGCCAATCAAAAGGCGCCGACCTGACCTTGACCGACATCGACACCGGCGCCGCGACCGAGGTGCCGAAGGCCGGTTACACCGAACTGCGCCCCAATGGCGGCGTGCGGCGGGTGATCGGTACGGCCCTCGTGCAATTCCAGCTGTCCGATCCCGACATCGCCCGGCGCCTGTCCGCCATCGATTCGCTCGCCCGCCGGCCCGACGCCGACCAGCTGGCGCCGCTGCTCGCGTCAATCGACGCGGAACCTGACGCCGCGCTGAAGGCCCGCAAGATCCAGCTCGCCAATTTCCTGTCCGCCAGCTTCGCTCCCGCGCCCGAGGACCGGATCGCCGCCATCGACAGCCTGTCCGGCGACACCTCGATCGAGGCGCGTGCCGTGCTGAACCAGATCCTCGCGACCCGGTCTGAGGTGGGCGAGGCTGGCCCCACCGGAAACGTCGCCCGCATCCTGACCGTCGGTGACGGCCTCACGGCAGAGGAGGCCTACGCCCGCCTCGTCGCCGCCGACCTCGCCCCGCCCGCGATTCCCTCCACCGCGATCCGAGACGCGCTGGCGGCCAACATTGTCGACGGGCGCGTGGGCGACGTGCCGCTGGCGCAACTTGGCACCACGGCGGCCCGTGACCGGGCCTATGCGACGCTGGCCGCCGCTGGGACCGTGCCGCCGCGCCTGACCGATCAGGGGCGCGCCGACGCCATCGCCGCGCACATCTTTGCCGAAGTCTATACCGAGGACGATCCGGCGATCACCGACGCCGCCCGCGATGCTCTGACCTCGGTGGAAACGCGTGTCGCCGCCGAACGCTTTGCCGATCTGGCGCTGGACGCGCTATCGTTGGCCTCGATCTACTTCCTGGCCGCCATCGGCCTTGCGATCACTTTCGGTGTCATGGGCGTCATCAACATGGCCCATGGCGAGTTCATCATGATGGGCGCCTACACAGGCTATATCGTCCAGCAGTTCGTGCCCGATTATACGCTGTCGATCATCGTGGCGCTGCCGCTGGCCTTTGCCATCACCTTCGGGGCCGGTGTGGCGATGGAACGTCTGGTGATCCGCCACCTCTACCACCGGCCGCTGGAAACCCTGCTCGCGACCTTCGGCATCTCGATCGCGCTGCAGCAGCTGGCCAAGAACATCTTCGGCACACAGGCCCGGCCCCTGACCTCGCCGGGCTGGCTGGACGGCGCGCTGGTCATTTCCGACGTCATTCAGATCAGCTATATCCGCATCGCGATATTCGTCCTCGCCCTGCTCTTCCTAAGCCTCATCCTGTTCATCCTGAAACGCACGCGCCTCGGGCTGGAGGTGCGGGCCGTGACCCAGAACCCCGGCATGGCGGCCTCCATGGGTATCGATCCCGACCGGATCAACATGATGACCTTCGGTCTCGGGTCAGGCATCGCGGGCATCGCGGGCGTTGCCATCGGCCTTTACGCCAAGGTCACGTCGGAAATGGGGGCCGACTACATCGTGCAATCCTTCATGACGGTCGTGGTCGGTGGCGTCGGCAACGTCTGGGGCACCCTTGCGGGGGCGACCCTGATCGGCTTCCTGCAAAAGGGGATCGAGTTCCTCAACCCCTCAAACACCCTCGCGGCACAGACCTATATGGTCCTCTTCATCATCCTCTTCATCCAGTTCCGGCCCAAGGGGATCGTCGCCCAAAAGGGCAGAGCGGCGGCAGACTGA
- the urtC gene encoding urea ABC transporter permease subunit UrtC, producing the protein MTQGFLVTNRSVRWFLLTLALFTAVVAFGSEASGAGLISTSLVKTLGKTLCLCLIAVAMDVVWGYCGILSLGHFAFFGIGGYAIGMWLMYARTEGIVMSSLTAQVIPPTPQEITDAIGSQIFGVVGSSDFPLIWSFAHSLPLQLLMVVLVPGLLALVFGWLAFRSRVTGVYLSILTQAMTLALSLYLFQNDSGLRGNNGLSGLQNIPGFEQTSQATLSLVFFLASAVALALGYILFAWVVAGKMGSVIKGIRDNEARVRFLGYRVEGYKLFVFTLTAVVSGIAGALYYPQAGIVNPAEIAPIASIYLAVWVAIGGRGRLYGAVIGAALVSLLSSWFTGGGAPDVNLGVYRIQWTDWWLVLLGLSFVCVTLFFPKGIGGLFDYLVRKPS; encoded by the coding sequence ATGACCCAAGGCTTCCTCGTCACCAACCGCTCTGTCCGCTGGTTCCTCCTCACGCTCGCGCTCTTCACCGCCGTCGTGGCCTTCGGGTCAGAGGCGTCGGGCGCTGGCCTGATCTCCACCTCTCTCGTCAAGACATTGGGCAAGACGCTGTGCCTGTGCCTGATTGCTGTCGCGATGGACGTGGTCTGGGGCTACTGCGGCATCCTCAGCCTCGGGCACTTCGCGTTTTTCGGGATCGGCGGTTATGCCATCGGCATGTGGCTGATGTATGCCCGCACCGAAGGCATCGTGATGTCGAGCCTCACGGCTCAGGTCATCCCGCCGACCCCGCAAGAGATTACGGACGCCATCGGCAGCCAGATTTTCGGCGTCGTGGGCAGTTCCGATTTTCCGCTGATCTGGTCCTTCGCCCACAGCCTGCCGCTGCAACTGCTGATGGTCGTCCTCGTTCCCGGCCTGCTGGCGCTGGTCTTCGGCTGGCTCGCCTTTCGCAGCCGGGTCACCGGGGTCTATCTGTCGATCCTGACGCAGGCGATGACACTGGCCCTGTCGCTTTACCTCTTCCAGAACGACTCCGGGCTGCGCGGTAACAACGGTCTGTCCGGCCTGCAGAACATCCCGGGGTTCGAACAGACGTCGCAGGCGACCCTCAGCCTCGTGTTCTTCCTCGCCTCTGCCGTCGCATTGGCGCTGGGCTATATCCTCTTCGCTTGGGTCGTCGCAGGCAAGATGGGCAGCGTCATCAAGGGCATCCGCGACAACGAGGCGCGGGTCCGGTTCCTTGGCTACCGGGTTGAGGGCTACAAGCTTTTCGTCTTCACGCTGACGGCCGTCGTGTCGGGCATCGCGGGCGCGCTTTATTACCCGCAGGCGGGCATCGTGAATCCGGCGGAAATCGCGCCGATTGCGTCGATCTACCTGGCCGTCTGGGTCGCCATCGGCGGACGCGGGCGGCTGTATGGCGCGGTCATCGGGGCAGCGCTGGTGTCATTGCTGTCCAGCTGGTTCACGGGGGGCGGTGCGCCGGACGTGAACCTCGGCGTCTACCGCATCCAGTGGACGGACTGGTGGCTGGTGCTGCTCGGCCTGTCCTTTGTCTGCGTGACGCTGTTCTTTCCAAAAGGCATCGGCGGCCTTTTCGACTACCTCGTGAGGAAACCGTCATGA
- the urtD gene encoding urea ABC transporter ATP-binding protein UrtD, whose protein sequence is MTSLLEVSGVSKTFDGFRAINDLSIQISEPELRAIIGPNGAGKTTFMDIVTGKTKPDEGRVLWGEKNESLLGMSEAEIANKGIGRKFQKPTVFEDQTVRQNLAMALKNPRGPFAVLFHRKTPKGAQRIEEIAAEIGLTDQLARTSGELSHGQKQWLEIGMLLAQDPRLLLVDEPAAGMTAEEREKTTDILRRAALTRAVVVVEHDMEFVRRLDCKVTVLHEGHVLAEGTLDHVTSDPTVIDVYLGRADA, encoded by the coding sequence ATGACGAGCCTTCTTGAAGTCAGCGGCGTATCAAAAACCTTCGACGGCTTTCGCGCGATCAACGACCTGTCGATCCAGATATCAGAGCCGGAGTTGCGTGCCATCATCGGCCCGAACGGGGCAGGCAAGACGACCTTCATGGACATCGTCACCGGCAAGACGAAGCCCGACGAAGGCCGTGTGCTGTGGGGCGAAAAGAACGAGTCCCTGCTGGGGATGTCCGAGGCCGAGATCGCCAACAAGGGTATCGGCCGCAAGTTCCAGAAACCGACCGTGTTCGAGGATCAGACCGTGCGCCAGAACCTCGCGATGGCGCTGAAAAACCCGCGCGGCCCCTTTGCCGTGCTGTTCCACCGCAAGACACCCAAAGGCGCGCAGCGGATCGAGGAGATCGCGGCCGAGATCGGTCTGACGGATCAGCTGGCCCGCACCTCTGGCGAGCTGAGCCACGGGCAGAAGCAATGGCTGGAAATCGGCATGCTGCTGGCACAGGACCCGCGCCTGTTGCTGGTGGACGAACCGGCCGCCGGCATGACGGCGGAGGAGCGGGAGAAGACAACCGACATCCTGCGCCGCGCGGCCCTGACCCGCGCCGTCGTCGTGGTCGAACACGACATGGAATTCGTCCGACGTCTGGACTGCAAGGTCACCGTCCTGCACGAAGGCCATGTGCTGGCAGAAGGCACACTGGATCACGTCACCTCTGACCCGACTGTGATCGACGTCTACTTGGGGCGCGCCGATGCTTGA
- the urtE gene encoding urea ABC transporter ATP-binding subunit UrtE: MLDVTDLSLKYGQSQILYDVSLTAPVGQVTTVMGTNGVGKTSLLRALSGRHGYSSGTVTLDGTVLNHPTAAQAARAGIAYVPQGREVFPMMSVAENMETGFACLPKAERKVPAWIFDLFPVLAEMQHRRGGDLSGGQQQQLAIARALITKPRVLLLDEPTEGIQPNVIQQIGRAIAQLRDRGDMAIILVEQNVDFAWRAADSFVMMKRGAVWRSMAKADCTREDVVAALAL, from the coding sequence ATGCTTGATGTGACTGATCTGTCCCTGAAATACGGGCAAAGCCAGATCCTTTACGACGTATCGCTGACGGCCCCCGTCGGGCAGGTCACGACCGTCATGGGCACAAACGGTGTCGGCAAGACCAGCCTGCTGCGCGCCCTGTCCGGGCGGCATGGCTACAGCAGCGGCACCGTCACGCTCGACGGCACTGTGCTGAACCACCCCACGGCGGCGCAGGCCGCGCGGGCGGGCATTGCCTATGTTCCGCAAGGACGCGAAGTCTTTCCGATGATGAGCGTCGCCGAAAACATGGAGACCGGTTTTGCCTGCCTGCCCAAGGCCGAGCGCAAGGTCCCTGCGTGGATATTCGACCTGTTCCCGGTGCTGGCCGAGATGCAGCATCGCCGGGGTGGCGACCTGTCGGGCGGGCAGCAGCAGCAACTGGCCATCGCCCGTGCGCTGATCACGAAACCCCGCGTCCTGCTGCTGGACGAGCCCACCGAGGGCATCCAGCCGAACGTGATCCAGCAGATCGGCCGCGCCATCGCGCAGCTGCGCGACCGTGGCGACATGGCGATCATCCTTGTCGAACAGAACGTGGACTTCGCGTGGCGCGCCGCCGACAGCTTTGTGATGATGAAACGCGGGGCCGTCTGGCGCAGCATGGCAAAGGCCGACTGCACGCGCGAGGATGTAGTGGCGGCACTGGCGCTCTGA
- a CDS encoding energy-coupling factor ABC transporter ATP-binding protein, which yields MAVFWDCGGSKGWQMAEGWDGQEKVQIALDGVTLARDGRLILQDISLTTDARRIGILGRNGSGKTTLARLLCGLIAPDRGSLRVGGVDVARDRRAALRTVGILFQNPDHQIIFPTVTEELTFGLLQLGQDKAQAAATVARILSDFGKSHWAEAATHSLSHGQKQLVCLMAVIAMAPRVVILDEPFSGLDLVTRLQLGAYLARIEATVVHITHDPEALRDYDLAIWLDEGRIVQSGAAAAVKDAYVARMMELGAGDDLSDLAG from the coding sequence ATGGCGGTCTTCTGGGACTGCGGCGGGTCAAAGGGGTGGCAGATGGCCGAAGGCTGGGACGGGCAGGAAAAGGTGCAGATCGCGCTGGATGGCGTGACGCTGGCGCGCGACGGCCGATTGATCCTGCAGGACATCAGCCTGACGACCGACGCCCGGCGGATCGGCATCCTGGGGCGCAACGGATCCGGCAAGACGACGCTCGCGCGCCTGCTTTGCGGTTTGATCGCGCCGGATCGCGGCAGCCTGCGGGTCGGCGGCGTCGATGTCGCCCGCGACAGGCGCGCGGCCCTGCGCACGGTCGGCATCCTGTTTCAGAACCCGGACCACCAGATCATCTTTCCGACCGTGACCGAAGAGCTGACCTTCGGCCTGCTCCAGTTGGGGCAGGACAAGGCGCAGGCCGCCGCCACGGTCGCGCGCATCCTGTCGGATTTCGGCAAGTCCCACTGGGCCGAGGCCGCCACCCACAGCCTGAGCCATGGACAAAAGCAACTGGTCTGCCTGATGGCGGTCATCGCGATGGCGCCTCGCGTGGTCATTCTGGACGAGCCTTTCTCTGGCCTCGACCTGGTGACGCGTCTTCAACTGGGCGCCTACCTTGCGCGGATCGAGGCGACGGTTGTCCACATCACCCACGATCCAGAGGCGCTGCGCGACTACGATCTGGCAATCTGGCTGGACGAGGGGCGGATCGTGCAGTCTGGTGCGGCGGCTGCGGTGAAGGACGCCTATGTCGCGCGGATGATGGAATTGGGGGCGGGCGATGATCTCTCTGACCTCGCCGGTTAG
- a CDS encoding energy-coupling factor transporter transmembrane component T family protein, which produces MISLTSPVRTSAHRWPAGVKLALLCAATIVLFARQDVAFHGVAFVAAVCLYLLAGWRFARPGLSAVGRLWPFVVLVGAWHLLTGAPLAGLVIVLRLLTAVALANLVTMTTTLSQMIAVVMTLTAPLRWLGLNTRALALGIALVVRFTPALADKGHQLTQAWAARSPRRASWRIVMPFTVLALDDAENVAEALRARGGLNP; this is translated from the coding sequence ATGATCTCTCTGACCTCGCCGGTTAGGACCTCGGCGCACCGCTGGCCCGCTGGCGTCAAGCTGGCGCTGCTTTGTGCGGCGACGATTGTGCTGTTCGCGCGGCAGGACGTGGCGTTTCATGGCGTGGCTTTCGTGGCGGCCGTCTGCCTTTACCTGCTGGCCGGCTGGCGGTTCGCCCGGCCGGGTCTGTCGGCGGTGGGACGGCTGTGGCCCTTCGTCGTTCTGGTGGGCGCGTGGCATCTGCTGACGGGCGCGCCACTTGCCGGACTGGTCATCGTGCTGCGCCTGCTGACGGCGGTGGCACTGGCGAACCTTGTCACGATGACGACCACCCTGTCCCAGATGATCGCGGTCGTGATGACACTGACCGCACCCCTGCGGTGGCTGGGCCTCAACACACGCGCTTTGGCTCTTGGCATAGCACTCGTGGTACGCTTTACACCCGCCTTGGCGGACAAAGGTCACCAGTTGACGCAGGCCTGGGCGGCGCGGTCGCCCCGGCGGGCCAGCTGGCGCATCGTGATGCCGTTCACGGTGCTGGCGCTGGACGACGCCGAGAATGTGGCCGAGGCGCTGCGCGCCCGCGGTGGTTTGAACCCCTGA
- a CDS encoding biotin transporter BioY — protein MERNLTLVALFAALIAALGLIPQLTLAFGVPITAQSLGVMLCGTVLGAKRGALAVLLFVLLVALGLPLLAGGRGGLGVFASPTAGFVVGFPFAAFITGLIVENWRQGPLALVAGVASIIGGIVVLYAFGITGLAWALDKPLSQAAVLVTAFIPGDLIKAVLAGLITAALARARPASVLSRA, from the coding sequence ATGGAACGAAATCTGACACTTGTGGCGCTGTTCGCCGCCCTGATCGCGGCGCTGGGCCTGATCCCGCAACTGACGCTGGCCTTCGGCGTGCCGATCACGGCGCAAAGCCTTGGCGTCATGCTGTGCGGCACTGTGCTCGGGGCGAAGCGCGGTGCGCTGGCGGTGCTGCTTTTCGTGCTGCTGGTGGCGCTGGGCCTGCCTCTGCTGGCGGGCGGGCGCGGCGGGCTCGGGGTCTTTGCCTCACCCACTGCGGGCTTCGTCGTGGGCTTTCCCTTTGCCGCCTTCATCACCGGATTGATCGTGGAAAACTGGCGTCAGGGGCCGCTGGCGCTGGTGGCCGGCGTGGCGTCGATCATCGGCGGGATCGTCGTGCTTTATGCCTTCGGGATCACGGGCCTGGCCTGGGCGCTGGACAAGCCGCTGTCGCAGGCGGCGGTGCTGGTCACGGCCTTCATCCCGGGCGATCTGATCAAGGCCGTGCTGGCCGGATTGATTACCGCCGCACTGGCGCGCGCGCGGCCCGCCAGCGTGCTGTCGCGGGCATGA
- a CDS encoding nitroreductase: MMDLAALLDQRRSVRAYLPTPVPQAEVAAILTAARQAPSGANLQPGHFVALTGAPFAALQAALAEGIATDRPQVSEYSYFPDPMPAVLKARQRAAGYGLYATLGVDRRDVVGRRAQFTRNYAFFDAPVGIVVTIDRAMGKGCYMDLGMALMALFLAATARGYATTGIGALAHYGDLVHETLKLPEDQLVVCGIALGLADPEAPVNGFRTDRADLAAYARFDGFCD; this comes from the coding sequence ATGATGGATCTTGCGGCGCTGCTGGACCAGCGCCGGTCGGTGCGGGCCTATCTGCCCACACCCGTCCCGCAGGCCGAGGTCGCGGCGATCCTGACCGCCGCGCGGCAGGCCCCCAGCGGGGCGAACCTGCAACCGGGGCATTTCGTGGCGCTGACGGGTGCGCCTTTTGCGGCGCTGCAGGCCGCGCTGGCCGAAGGCATCGCCACGGATCGCCCGCAGGTCAGCGAATACAGCTACTTTCCGGACCCGATGCCGGCTGTGCTGAAGGCGCGGCAGCGGGCCGCGGGATACGGACTGTATGCCACCTTGGGCGTGGACCGGCGCGATGTGGTCGGGCGGCGGGCGCAGTTCACGCGCAACTATGCGTTCTTTGACGCGCCGGTGGGGATCGTGGTGACGATCGACAGGGCGATGGGCAAGGGCTGTTACATGGACCTTGGCATGGCGCTGATGGCGCTGTTTCTGGCGGCCACCGCGCGCGGGTATGCCACCACGGGGATCGGGGCGCTGGCGCACTACGGTGACCTGGTGCACGAGACGCTGAAGCTGCCGGAAGACCAGTTGGTCGTCTGCGGGATTGCGCTGGGGCTGGCTGATCCAGAGGCGCCGGTGAACGGCTTTCGGACGGACCGCGCCGATCTGGCCGCGTATGCCCGGTTCGACGGCTTCTGCGACTAG